A window of Megachile rotundata isolate GNS110a chromosome 11, iyMegRotu1, whole genome shotgun sequence genomic DNA:
agtatttaaaatataatcttcAATTACTGTGTTTCAGTTGCTGGATACAGTTTTACCATGTATGGAACGCGCTGGCAAAGGACACATAGTAGTTTTGTCGTCTGTAGCTGGTCTCTCGGGTGGTGCTACAGGAAGAAGTAGAGTTCCATTATCAACTGCACAGTTTGCAGTTCAAGGATTGGCTGAATCATTACATACTGAACTAAGACATTCTAATAGTAACATCATAATCACTTTAGTTCACGTTTATCCGTTTATTGTAGGCGCTGAAGTGGCGAAAGATATTCGTTTCAGGTAAGCAGCAAATTGAATTACATTACACTACACTATACTAAAAATTTGTTTCTGGTTTTGTTCAGAATACCGAGTTATTTCGGCACGATGCCAGCTGCAGAAGCTGCTAAACAAATCTTAGACGGTGTTCGGCGAAATTACGCCGAATTTAGTGTACCTGGTTATTTACTCTATTTGGGACATATTCTTAGGTAATTTTtgcattattattactaatagacgtactaaattttcgaaattaatttacatatcattgatattttgtatttttaggaTACTTCCAAAAAAAGCATCATTTATGTTACGCGATCTGTTAGACACGGGCGTTGATTTTGGatgatatttacattttttttctttcttattaaaatatagacattaattttgattataccgttaacacatatgcatatattgtGGAAGAATGAGGGAGAAAATTGTCCGTGGTTTTCACGCGAAAAAGAATATCGAGTTATATAGAAATGAATGTTTTATTTTtcgctttttttttcttttttttttgtatgactTAATCATCgagataatttgtaataaagatcaatttttttttttataccttTTTGTCTCATGAATGTGATATGAAACCTGGTACGTACGTACTTTGTTACAtacgtatatgtacatacattgaATTAGCTATGaatatcttataaataatttgctatttaatatgaaaagtatatggCATAATTAACATTTAGGTATAAAGtaataactaaaatttttatacttactGTTAAGCGTATGATATCTATAAGtcatatacaaaaattgtaaacgcAATATAAATCTTATACATGTATGGTGATTTAATgcgatgaaatatattttttcatatacAATAAACTATACTTTGGGTTCaatcttaaaaaatttcgaaatatatatacaatgtatgtgtatatatgtacatttataacGAATCGTAATGCCTTGTTGACATTTTTGTAGAGAGAATGccgaatattaataaataaatacgttATTCGTTActaattgtattaaattcttTGTTAAGTAGAAAAAATAATTGTGCATTTTATAAATACGAAAATGCATCGATAATAAGAATCACTATAATgtgattaaaaatatacattgctATGACAGTACCACTTTTATGTATGCACGTATGTTTGTGTGTATGTACATCTAAGTATGTGCGAACTATTTACAAAATCTAAATTATAGAGTAGTTTGTCatgttcataaaattaattaaatctttagtaaattctaaataaaaatatgtacatttttcgTGTTGTTCAGAAAATACGTGGATCCAACGTTTCAGATTATCAGTAAGTAGGGAAAACAATTCATGATTTACAATGTGAATTCATTAAAGTTGGGACAATCGGTAGGTGATGATTCAGATCCCAACACTGGAATGAGTTTATGCTAATCTAAACCAGGGGGGGCTGGTTCTGAAACATCAGTTTCCATTGTATCTGGTTTTTGTTCGATCGGATAATCACCGGGTGGTGCCTGCAAGAAATTTAAGGGGGATCTGTTTGGATcagttcatatatttattttgtttttatgaTAGTATAAAAATCAAGTTTTTTATATACAACTACTTTTACTCACAATATCAAATTCATCATGCATGTCACAAGGTGATTTACCCTGAATAACATCCATTATGGATTGCGGAATGTGTGCTTTCTGAAAAATCACATTATTTTCacataaatcaaatttttattgaaaaaagaaagaaaaaaaaaaaaaaaaatacgaaatACAATTTCTAGTGTAATATATGTAAACGAGATTACCTGATTTTCAGCAAAAGCTTCAACGTGTGCTAATAAGGGTGCCCTTAGATTACTGGCCATCTTCAGCGCTTCTGCTAATTGTGCCGGTGGAAGCTGCAAAATAACAGCAAAACTCTGTGGTTGTGTACGTTCACAGCACTTCACGAAACCCTCCCAGACTTTTGGCTGTTTCCAAACTTGTTTCAGAATTAACCGTTGCAGTATATTCATAACGAATCCACTTAATCTTGGGTACAATGCTAAACTTTGTATCACTGTTCGCATTAACAGAGTAGGAAGTGGTGTCATTTCCATAAGATGTTGCATTACTACAGCTACAGTCTCTTGCGTATATACTTGTTTTTCCGCGAAGCACAGAGACGTAGCTGAAAATTGATGGCATTAAAAGAGAAATCGAATATAGAAAGACATACGTAACATTACCTACGAAAAGAATGATATATCGCACCTTTTATAACTGTTTTTAATTCCGCTTTACTTGGATCTATATTATGTAAAGCTATTAATAATTCTGCAGGTGTAATAGGAGATGTATGAGGTACACCACTGTCATTATTATGAGTTCCTAATAGCCTGTTGAATACCTCTTTGACAACAATAGGATTTAATTTGATAAGTTTCGGAAGGGCAGAAATGACTTCTTTCTTCGTCAAACCGTTCAAAACTGGTATTAAAAACCGAACATCCGAAACCCTAGTCTGATAAAGCTCTCGTACCCTTGCTACTAATTCGGCACTTGGTGcggctaaatataaaatacagtatcgtatatattaaatactaaaatatgaATGTAAAATAGAGAATTTTAAGTTTACGTACATTTTTCTGTAAGAATATGAATAATTCTTGTAACTAATGTTTCGGCACCTTTAGGACAATTTTCGACTAATGCTAATAACTGTGGACTACCCATTCCTAAAGATCTTACAGGTCCTTCTACTAGTCTAAGAACCATGCGTTTCACATCCGCGCTCATTGACGTATAAACTCTCGCCAGCCTGAAAACGCTGATATCAGTAATTAACACTTATTTATGAAACACTAATCGAAACGTGAACCCACTCATGAATTAAATCTTGATGCTCGCTCAATAAAGCAAGATACAATCCAAGACAAGCTCTTGTAGTAGACTCAGTCCATTGAGTTTCCACTTGCGGTCTACCTCTGTCTTGTCCGAAAACGATTTCAGGTGGAGTATGAAGTCGTAAGAAACCTAAATAAAGAACTGCATACTCTTCTATAAGTTTACTTAATTCAGGACGACTATACAGCTGGCAAACTAAGTCTATTGCAGCTTCTCTTATCTGTTCCAAAACAAATGTtagagaatatttaaaatacttgAAGCATCAAACTATTGAAACTTACCGTATTGTTTTCATGACCGGTATGACATAGTAACACGTTTAAGAAAACTAATTGTTTCGTCGGTCTACGAACAACCATGTCTTTTAACAGCTGCAACGGTGCTAATCCTCTTGTTTCGTCGGAAGAAACCATTTTTAAAGCCTCAACAGCATCTTCGGTAATTAAAGGAGCTTCCAAGTATAATCTTTTTTGACACATGTGTAATAATTagtattatcgatattatttcATTATCGGGAGCTTTcggaaataatttattacctgCATAGTAACGTATCGCGATCCTTGCCTTGGACTAAGTCTATCGCGGACACTAAAGTGCACAGCAGAAAATTATAAGCTTGGTGTGGTGCTTCTTGAGGCTTCGTGCATAATGTAGTTCGTCTTTGGAAACCCTGTAGTAACGCGTACTCTTCGTATAGCCAACCTAAGGCTAAATCCAAACGATTTCTCATATCATCGGTAATATAACGTAATACTGCTTCCTTAATGTACGGATTAAATGTTGCAGCCAAAGTAGTTAAAATCTTTGATCTAAAAtggtataatttaatttaatttaatctttaaTCTTGATTCATCGTATTctattgaaaaatgaaacaattgtTCACCTTACAGCCGCTACACCGCCAAATACAGCTGTTTTTTCAGAAAGTAGAATTCTATTGACTGccattaataacattttttctttcACTTCTTTCGATAACGGTTTTGTAACTTCAGACAATTTTAAAGCTTTTAAGCGGGTTCTTGTTTTCGCGAGTGATTTCTCATGAGCCTCCAAAGAAGCTTTtgcttctttttccttttctcggtcTTTTTCACGCTTTCGTTCCCGTTTTGCTTCAGCTACGCTAATGGTTGGATTTTTCACCAAATCTTCCATTACGGCATCTTCATCTTTagcttcttttttcttcttcgttttaGCTTGTTTTATTTGCGTCGCTAGTAATTTAGCAATCGTCTGACGTTGAATATTTATATCAGTTGTGGAAGTAGGTTGGTATTCTCTTTGAAATATTGTTGTCATCGTGTCTGGGACCCAAGCCTATCAACAAAATATACTTTATAAAAGAGTGTCAGGAGCGATACTAATGTTTATCAGTTTTATTAACAAAAGTAGGCACCATGCTATCCATGACTAAATCCGTAGCAATTTCCACGCTTAGTCTTTCGGTGATAAAACTTTCCGAAAGCTCGATCAATTCCGGTAGTTTTGGAGTGGATACTGTATTGGATACAATTTCCGATTCATCCGGTATTAATGGAGCTTCAATTTTAACACGTTTTGCGGCAGAAGCAGCCGCGGCTtccttaaaaattatacaaattgctaataatgaaaatttcattaatacaattaacagaagttaattataaaatatttacttgcTGACGCTTTTTTATACGTCTAATATCTTCAGGTTTCGGATAAGCCTTAATTATTTCCTGCTCTTTTGCACCTAATTGTGTTAACTGTTTAGCTATCATAGATGCAAATTCTATGCTAGCAGGATGTTTCATTAATCCTAGTAAAGTTAATTTTAGCTGTTTCTGTACACTGGTTACCTGAGAATCGGATAACGTTGGTGGTAAATCATGTTGCAACCTTTGTAAAGCTGCAAATTAAAATCGTTTCGTTATATACTCTCAGAGTAATGTATCATGTTTCTAACTATTTTATATACCTTGTATTACACCTGGCATAAATTGAGGTCTTGTTTTAGCAATTAGGGCCAGAGATCCCATGCACGTCATTAAATTGACGCTACTAACATGCGGAGAtccatgaaatttaattaataaatccaTTACATCGTTAGCTTCTTCTTCTAATTTTCTTCTTCTAGCTATTTTTAACGTTAATGGAATATCCTCTAAAGAGAAATCGTCTGGTTTTTTTGGAGAATCTGGGTCAGGGTACGTTTGTATCAAAACAACACCCTCAAGAAATTTTACAGCTTGCGTTCTAATACTGAAAAGCGAAAGAATCTTCTTTAACTCGAATATAATGCACACGAACAGAATAGATAAGATAATTTTCTTACCCATCATTAtcgctatcaatcatattaataATCTGAATTTTAAGGGCACTAAGTTGACTCCATGCCACTTCCATTTCAGGTGTAACAGCACTAGCGCTAGCTATCCATTTTAATGCAGCTCTCAATATTCTACCGCTAGCTCTAAGAGCTCTTTTAGCAACAGCCGATGATTCGTCGGAAACTAATCTCAGGAGTATCTGAACAACGCGCGGAATTACTTCTGGTTGTTTTACTCTGTAAATAGATATACAATATTTGTCTCGGTATACCAAAAGAATGTTTGCAAGCCTGTTACATAATACATTCGAATAACAATCTTTACCCAGCTTCTTCTATAAAACCTGTTACCGTTTTCCTAACTTCTGCATTCCTATCTAAAGAGAATTGCAATGCTTCGTCCAAATATAACGGAAGCAATTGTGGTTCTTTATTTACTAATATTTCTTGGACTTTAgataaatttgtaactttaacATCTTCTCCTGAACTTAAAGAGGCTTCGTTCAACCATTCGACTACCTGCGAGGTTTAATGAATAAAGTCATTTTTGTATTCTTCAGCAACTAGCAATAAGTGCTTTCATAACTAGAAAGTTAAAGAAACTTTTGCAagttgttattttaaaaaaattactatAAACGATCAAATTATGTTGGTCATGGACTATTTTTAAGGTTATGACACTGACCAAATCACCCGGTCCCTTTTCTGGTTCTGATCTTCTGTGTATTCGAGGATCCATTGTATTTAATGGTAAATTATTCAAAACCAAATGAGAAGAATAATTACTGAAAAGAAAATTTTCCAACAATTATGCGTCGAGGCGTCGATATGCTATATGATACACTCCTCTGTTTCTCATAGATTTAACCTATTTAAGAAACCAAATAATTTATCTAATAATCGAGCTAGAAATCTATATTGTTCCATACGATAAATTTTCCCAGTGtcgtgtttaaaaatattaattagcaAACGTAAAAAGATGCCTCTACATTTAACAGAATCGCTTGCGTTGCCATCTtggcattttttttattacgcGGTAAGCGCTGCACTCGTTTGATGGATAGAAAgcgggaatttaaagatttttaatgtatatatttttcattaattttaagcaCGTTTGTACCTTGTATTAGTTTAACtccttaaaaaattttctaaattaatttattaaacattctGTAAAAGACTCATCgggataaaaatttacataatacGTATACGCGATTCCTTTAAGACTTTCGTTTATATgtactgtatatgtatacagtaCACTATACATATATTCAGTATGTTTTAACAAACAAACTGTGTAATAACAAACTGTCAATTTTTAGGAAATAACATTGTTTAAACGCAGTAATATAGATCATATTTAAGTTATTCTATGatgaataaattatgtaatcaGCATTTTTGGCTGAAAAGTTATCGAGGGGGTTTAAAAGTTATCGATAAATATGTTTGAAGCGTTAAAGGTCAAGTAGATTGAACTGATAGACATGTAAGCCTTATAATCTACTAGATAATAAAGAGAAGAATTTATGAACAAAACGAAAAGACAGAGTTTATTATCGAAACATAAAATTTCTTTGTACATATATTCTTCGATCAAACTTCTGTCGTCTGTCGAAGTGATACGTAATGTGATTCGTGCTTTCTGAACAGTAAGTGCTatgatttcaagtttttatgaaAGAATTGTCGGTACGTGTTCGACAATGGTGCCGGACCAGCCAAAAATCCTCTGTGTCGGATTAACCTGTATGGATATCGTACAAACCTGCAAGCAATATCCCGTGGAAGATTCTGATGAAAGGTGAGATCTATACGCGCGATTGCGCGATGTCACAGTGATTCGTATTTTATTGTTTACATCGATCAGCTGATATTGACATTGTTGACATTATAACGAAACTATATTAAACATCGATcagttattaattaaattacttattcCATCAAACTCAACGATTTAATAGAATGATCTTTGATCGTAACCGTAAAAAATGTCTGTATTTTATTAACGATCGATGAGACGTCtgtttcaagaaaaatatatttgacaagtaatttagaaaattacagACTTTCATTTGGTCTTAATATAACTTGATCTCGTTATTTGATGTGTAGATCTTTGGAATATAGATGGCAAAGAGGAGGCAACGCGTCAAACACTTGCACCGTACTTTCTCAACTGGGAAGCCCTTGTGAATTTTTTGGTACTCTAAGCGCAGAAGAACATTTAAGTTTTTTGCAAAATGACATGAGGAAACACAATATCGATTTCTCTCATTGTCCTATGATAGAAGATATCGGATGTCCAACATCTACCGTCATTTTAAGTTTAACTTCTGGTTCTCGTACAATTCTTCATTATAATCCAAATCTTCCAGAATTAACGCTGAAACATTTTGAACAGTTACATTTAGAAGATTATAGCTGGATTCACTTTGAGGGCAGAAATTTAAACGAGGTTTTATCTATGATGCAATGCGTGGAAAACTATAATAATATGTTAAACTATAGTCAAGACTCTAACAATAAAGAAGCAGACATAAGTCAGACACCGATCACGGTTAGCGTAGAGTTAGAAAATCCAAAGCAGGAACTACTGGATTTATTACCTTACGTCGACGTAGCATTTATATCCAAGGAATTCGCTCAGAGTAGAGGATACGATAATATGAGCGAAACATTGAAGAACATAAGCGAAGATGCCAAATCTGGGTACGAATTTATACTATTAAGAAGCTGTTAAATTGTGGTATATAAaatgtttctattatttatcgcGTTCCGTTTCTAGGGCAACTCTTATTTGCGCTTGGGCCGATCGAGGCGCCATGGCAAGAACTCCGGACAACATCATAGTACAATCTCCTGCATTTCCACCAGCGAAAGTCGTGGATACTTTGGGTGCTGGCGATACTTTCAATGCGGCCGTGTTGCATTTCTTAAATAATGCGAAATTAGAATTTATCAAAAGCAAAACGTCGGAATTAGACGAAGTAAATAGtacttttaaaaaaaatgtagcaaaaaattataatatcgaaAGTTTAGAATGTAGTCATACGGAATTTATTAGCCAAAATGTATTGCAAACAGCCGTAACGTTCGGTTGTCAAGTAGCCGGTGCTAAAGTTGGTATGAAAGGTTACGataaattgaatgaaatttttaaagataGATTAAAGATATAActaaaatataacattaaattaggctaataaatatttcagaaattcgGACAATGATCAGGGACATTATTATAGGAATTTTGCaagatgttttaaaaaattgaattcgcGATAGTTCGAAGGATGTTATCGTGGATTGCTTTTAATCGTTCGCTAGAAATTGTTTTTAATCGGATAACAATGATTATAACAATGATTAGTCTTATTTTCATAGGCGAATGTTGTTGTATGCTTACTGAATGGAATAAAATTCGACCGTGACGAGAATAAGAATACgtagaaatatttgtatatttatttattattacgttAGAAGATGAAGACGCAATACGAATCGTTACATATAAACATGACGAGATATTTTCTCGATTACATTTAAATCATTATACATAGAATTTTTTTCTCTTACGATATATCGTAAGACGGGTGTAGATATGGTAACGACGATAAAAACCAGATAATCGTGTTAAACGTTCTATCTTCTTCACATACCGTAAAACtatctacaaatttataaaacgtaaaagtaaaaatttaaataggATTTATAAAAAGTAGTGGTAATACAAAGTAAATACCACGGACAAGCGACACGTGATAAATCAGAAATTATTTCTTATAGATAGTTTACGAAGATCATTCGTAATTGTAAGCGAATATATTCTTGTTTAACATTTCGTTATAGAGTGCTTATACAGTTATATAACACTTCCTTGCACGGCACTTACATAGGAACATTAAATGTTCGCTAACTATCTGCTTCAACACCGGCGTCTAGGAAGTCTATCGTACTGCGTAAGCACGTCTCTGGAGCACATCTGAAGtgtaaagaataaatgtattatcgaacgataataaaaaaaaaaggtatAGATGTGGTTGATGCAAACAAAGTTGATGTAACAAGTATTACATACCTGTAAAAAGCATTTATATAGGCCCAGAACGAGGGAATAGAGAGTTCCACGTAGTTTCGCCTCTGTGCTTTAACTATTTCAGCAGCTGCATCTTTCGGTGAAATGATCGCCATGAAGCTTGTAAATCTAACGAAAGAAATAGCATTTTATTAGTTCTATCATGTCGTTCTATTCTGTCAATTATTACGTGGCCCTTCTCCGTGCAATATATTTTCACCTTTAGTCCAGTAATCGAGTCTGCATGCAAATAACATTGTACAGATCGTTCGTTAAACTTGTTATACTTTCTTTTTACTGTTTGTATTTTTTAAGCAATTTTACCTGATCTTCGGTTTCTTGCAGAGACCCGTGTTCACCATGTACGGACAAATCGTGGTGAAATTAATATTCGAAGCCTTGTCCTTGTTGGATACTCTGAGCTCTTCGTGCAGGGCTTCCATCAATCCTGGAATACAAAGAATTAGCCAGAATGGAGCCAGATTCCACTATTGATTCCACTATTGATTccacattgataatagtgatctATTATATTTACCTCTGACAGCAAATTTCGAGGCGCAGTAAGGAACGAGATTAGGTAGACCAAAAAATCCAGCAACCGAGGAAAGAGCAACGACATGACCATGATTCTTTTGAATCATGCTGGGTAAGAAAGCTTGCAAGGTCTATAAACGGTAAGTGAATGAATCGGTGAGGTTTATCGTTAACGATAAACTATCGGttttcttcaaaataaattacCCAAAAGTGTGCCATCACATTGATATCAAATATCCGTTTAATTTCTTCAGGTGTGTGATCCAGCAAATTACGGGTGGGCATAATGCCAGCATTGTTAATCAGAATCGTCACGTTCCCGACTTCCTTTCTCATTACCTCGGCTACCTGAAACACCTCTTCTCTGTTCGATACGTCGCATctgtaaaattgattttaattgttTCGTTCCCGAAAATATGTATCGAGTAACGCGGAGAGATTGTCGGATGCTCTATGTACTTGTAACCGTAAGCTTTCGACGCGCCGAGTTTCTTAATTTCATTGATGGTTTCATCGTTTCCTTGTTGGTTCAAGTCCCAACAGACAACCGTAGCGCCCAGAGAGGCATATTTTAACGCTACTTCTCTGCCGATTCCGTGGCCTGCGCCTGTAACCTGTGCAACGAGATACAGCGATTATATTAT
This region includes:
- the Sym gene encoding symplekin scaffold protein isoform X1, which gives rise to MDPRIHRRSEPEKGPGDLVVEWLNEASLSSGEDVKVTNLSKVQEILVNKEPQLLPLYLDEALQFSLDRNAEVRKTVTGFIEEAGVKQPEVIPRVVQILLRLVSDESSAVAKRALRASGRILRAALKWIASASAVTPEMEVAWSQLSALKIQIINMIDSDNDGIRTQAVKFLEGVVLIQTYPDPDSPKKPDDFSLEDIPLTLKIARRRKLEEEANDVMDLLIKFHGSPHVSSVNLMTCMGSLALIAKTRPQFMPGVIQALQRLQHDLPPTLSDSQVTSVQKQLKLTLLGLMKHPASIEFASMIAKQLTQLGAKEQEIIKAYPKPEDIRRIKKRQQEAAAASAAKRVKIEAPLIPDESEIVSNTVSTPKLPELIELSESFITERLSVEIATDLVMDSMAWVPDTMTTIFQREYQPTSTTDINIQRQTIAKLLATQIKQAKTKKKKEAKDEDAVMEDLVKNPTISVAEAKRERKREKDREKEKEAKASLEAHEKSLAKTRTRLKALKLSEVTKPLSKEVKEKMLLMAVNRILLSEKTAVFGGVAAVRSKILTTLAATFNPYIKEAVLRYITDDMRNRLDLALGWLYEEYALLQGFQRRTTLCTKPQEAPHQAYNFLLCTLVSAIDLVQGKDRDTLLCRLYLEAPLITEDAVEALKMVSSDETRGLAPLQLLKDMVVRRPTKQLVFLNVLLCHTGHENNTIREAAIDLVCQLYSRPELSKLIEEYAVLYLGFLRLHTPPEIVFGQDRGRPQVETQWTESTTRACLGLYLALLSEHQDLIHELARVYTSMSADVKRMVLRLVEGPVRSLGMGSPQLLALVENCPKGAETLVTRIIHILTEKSAPSAELVARVRELYQTRVSDVRFLIPVLNGLTKKEVISALPKLIKLNPIVVKEVFNRLLGTHNNDSGVPHTSPITPAELLIALHNIDPSKAELKTVIKATSLCFAEKQVYTQETVAVVMQHLMEMTPLPTLLMRTVIQSLALYPRLSGFVMNILQRLILKQVWKQPKVWEGFVKCCERTQPQSFAVILQLPPAQLAEALKMASNLRAPLLAHVEAFAENQKAHIPQSIMDVIQGKSPCDMHDEFDIAPPGDYPIEQKPDTMETDVSEPAPPGLD
- the Sym gene encoding symplekin scaffold protein isoform X2, which encodes MDPRIHRRSEPEKGPGDLVVEWLNEASLSSGEDVKVTNLSKVQEILVNKEPQLLPLYLDEALQFSLDRNAEVRKTVTGFIEEAGVKQPEVIPRVVQILLRLVSDESSAVAKRALRASGRILRAALKWIASASAVTPEMEVAWSQLSALKIQIINMIDSDNDGIRTQAVKFLEGVVLIQTYPDPDSPKKPDDFSLEDIPLTLKIARRRKLEEEANDVMDLLIKFHGSPHVSSVNLMTCMGSLALIAKTRPQFMPGVIQALQRLQHDLPPTLSDSQVTSVQKQLKLTLLGLMKHPASIEFASMIAKQLTQLGAKEQEIIKAYPKPEDIRRIKKRQQEAAAASAAKRVKIEAPLIPDESEIVSNTVSTPKLPELIELSESFITERLSVEIATDLVMDSMAWVPDTMTTIFQREYQPTSTTDINIQRQTIAKLLATQIKQAKTKKKKEAKDEDAVMEDLVKNPTISVAEAKRERKREKDREKEKEAKASLEAHEKSLAKTRTRLKALKLSEVTKPLSKEVKEKMLLMAVNRILLSEKTAVFGGVAAVRSKILTTLAATFNPYIKEAVLRYITDDMRNRLDLALGWLYEEYALLQGFQRRTTLCTKPQEAPHQAYNFLLCTLVSAIDLVQGKDRDTLLCRLYLEAPLITEDAVEALKMVSSDETRGLAPLQLLKDMVVRRPTKQLVFLNVLLCHTGHENNTIREAAIDLVCQLYSRPELSKLIEEYAVLYLGFLRLHTPPEIVFGQDRGRPQVETQWTESTTRACLGLYLALLSEHQDLIHELARVYTSMSADVKRMVLRLVEGPVRSLGMGSPQLLALVENCPKGAETLVTRIIHILTEKSAPSAELVARVRELYQTRVSDVRFLIPVLNGLTKKEVISALPKLIKLNPIVVKEVFNRLLGTHNNDSGVPHTSPITPAELLIALHNIDPSKAELKTVIKATSLCFAEKQVYTQETVAVVMQHLMEMTPLPTLLMRTVIQSLALYPRLSGFVMNILQRLILKQVWKQPKVWEGFVKCCERTQPQSFAVILQLPPAQLAEALKMASNLRAPLLAHVEAFAENQKAHIPQSIMDVIQGKSPCDMHDEFDIIPLKFLAGTTR
- the LOC100882273 gene encoding ketohexokinase isoform X2, producing the protein MISSFYERIVGTCSTMVPDQPKILCVGLTCMDIVQTCKQYPVEDSDERSLEYRWQRGGNASNTCTVLSQLGSPCEFFGTLSAEEHLSFLQNDMRKHNIDFSHCPMIEDIGCPTSTVILSLTSGSRTILHYNPNLPELTLKHFEQLHLEDYSWIHFEGRNLNEVLSMMQCVENYNNMLNYSQDSNNKEADISQTPITVSVELENPKQELLDLLPYVDVAFISKEFAQSRGYDNMSETLKNISEDAKSGATLICAWADRGAMARTPDNIIVQSPAFPPAKVVDTLGAGDTFNAAVLHFLNKNVLQTAVTFGCQVAGAKVGMKGYDKLNEIFKDRLKI
- the LOC100882273 gene encoding ketohexokinase isoform X1, which gives rise to MISSFYERIVGTCSTMVPDQPKILCVGLTCMDIVQTCKQYPVEDSDERSLEYRWQRGGNASNTCTVLSQLGSPCEFFGTLSAEEHLSFLQNDMRKHNIDFSHCPMIEDIGCPTSTVILSLTSGSRTILHYNPNLPELTLKHFEQLHLEDYSWIHFEGRNLNEVLSMMQCVENYNNMLNYSQDSNNKEADISQTPITVSVELENPKQELLDLLPYVDVAFISKEFAQSRGYDNMSETLKNISEDAKSGATLICAWADRGAMARTPDNIIVQSPAFPPAKVVDTLGAGDTFNAAVLHFLNNAKLEFIKSKTSELDEKFGQ
- the LOC100882384 gene encoding short-chain dehydrogenase/reductase family 16C member 6 isoform X3 → MAKAYGGVLIVADVLLLLLKILCYIVEGVYRLFVPVEEKSVAGEIVLVTGAGHGIGREVALKYASLGATVVCWDLNQQGNDETINEIKKLGASKAYGYKCDVSNREEVFQVAEVMRKEVGNVTILINNAGIMPTRNLLDHTPEEIKRIFDINVMAHFWTLQAFLPSMIQKNHGHVVALSSVAGFFGLPNLVPYCASKFAVRGLMEALHEELRVSNKDKASNINFTTICPYMVNTGLCKKPKIRFTSFMAIISPKDAAAEIVKAQRRNYVELSIPSFWAYINAFYRCAPETCLRSTIDFLDAGVEADS
- the LOC100882384 gene encoding short-chain dehydrogenase/reductase family 16C member 6 isoform X1, with protein sequence MDQQTTRVTFKEIMAKAYGGVLIVADVLLLLLKILCYIVEGVYRLFVPVEEKSVAGEIVLVTGAGHGIGREVALKYASLGATVVCWDLNQQGNDETINEIKKLGASKAYGYKCDVSNREEVFQVAEVMRKEVGNVTILINNAGIMPTRNLLDHTPEEIKRIFDINVMAHFWTLQAFLPSMIQKNHGHVVALSSVAGFFGLPNLVPYCASKFAVRGLMEALHEELRVSNKDKASNINFTTICPYMVNTGLCKKPKIRFTSFMAIISPKDAAAEIVKAQRRNYVELSIPSFWAYINAFYRCAPETCLRSTIDFLDAGVEADS
- the LOC100882384 gene encoding short-chain dehydrogenase/reductase family 16C member 6 isoform X2 — protein: MRRVTFKEIMAKAYGGVLIVADVLLLLLKILCYIVEGVYRLFVPVEEKSVAGEIVLVTGAGHGIGREVALKYASLGATVVCWDLNQQGNDETINEIKKLGASKAYGYKCDVSNREEVFQVAEVMRKEVGNVTILINNAGIMPTRNLLDHTPEEIKRIFDINVMAHFWTLQAFLPSMIQKNHGHVVALSSVAGFFGLPNLVPYCASKFAVRGLMEALHEELRVSNKDKASNINFTTICPYMVNTGLCKKPKIRFTSFMAIISPKDAAAEIVKAQRRNYVELSIPSFWAYINAFYRCAPETCLRSTIDFLDAGVEADS